Proteins encoded by one window of Rhodamnia argentea isolate NSW1041297 chromosome 6, ASM2092103v1, whole genome shotgun sequence:
- the LOC115741542 gene encoding glutaredoxin-like: MGSIFSSSSGGASKEELEIAMDKAKEIVSSTSVVVFSKTYCGYCKRVKQLLTQLGASYKVIELDKESDGAVVQSALANWTGLRTVPNVFIGGNHIGGCDSVTEKHQAGQLIPLLRSAGAVNSE; the protein is encoded by the exons ATGGGGTCGATCTTCAGTTCCTCGAGCGGCGGCGCGAGCAAGGAAGAGCTCGAGATCGCCATGGACAAGGCGAAGGAGATCGTCTCCTCAACTTCTGTCGTCGTGTTCAG CAAAACTTATTGTGGCTACTGCAAGAGGGTCAAGCAGCTGTTGACACAGCTCGGGGCAAGTTACAAAGTCATCGAGCTGGACAAGGAAA GTGATGGAGCGGTCGTTCAATCGGCTTTGGCAAATTGGACAGGGCTGAGAACAGTACCAAACGTGTTCATTGGGGGAAATCATATCGGTGGTTGCGATT CGGTCACCGAGAAACACCAGGCAGGTCAACTGATACCTCTTCTTAGGAGTGCTGGCGCTGTCAACTCGGAATAA
- the LOC115741569 gene encoding cysteine-rich receptor-like protein kinase 1, translated as MIPNGASPSMRSPIPISAYFALPLLALSSSFFSLALSDPRIAEAALLCGNSTGILAGNIIPNFGAVMRVILGSVTDQRWGNYSLTSPPPPVYGLAQCHGDLIETDCLLCFAESRTRIPRCLPNSGRLFLDGCFLRYDGYNFYNETADPTYDTLKCSSSSAVPADQKDRAAEFSDRVDRVLTNVSASAVQNKGFAVAGEDGAGGAAGVYALAQCWSTLDAGGCRACLENATSMARSCAPREEARAMNAGCFLRYSTAKFYNVPVTGGSSRVRITIAIASSAAAAISLVLIGAYIGYRTYSKKKQVRDSLMRLPASVSKSGLYFNYETLEKATNFFDNSRKLGQGGAGSVYKGILPDGKVVAVKRLVFNTRQWVDDFFNEVNLINGIRHENLVRLLGCSIEGPESLLVYEYIPNRSLDQVLFANNAAHVLTWEERLHIITGTAEGLAFLHGGCAVKIIHRDIKTSNILLDENLTAKIADFGLARCIAPDASHLSTGIAGTLGYMAPEYLVKGQLTEKADVYAFGVLVLEILSGRKNSIFAQGSGSVLQSVWKHYKSNNLAACVDPALRGEFPVLEASNVLQISLLCTQASMELRPPMSRIVEMLNDRDRVVPQPKQPPFLNASVLSDESSSRSSYTQTWLSNQLTASEVSSGLMGSLRTNSRHAIQASEPR; from the exons ATGATACCAAACGGAGCGAGCCCGTCAATGCGATCTCCGATTCCCATTTCCGCTTACTTCGCTCTTCCTCTGCTCgcgctctcctcctccttcttctctctcgccCTCTCCGACCCTCGAATAGCCGAAGCGGCCCTCCTCTGCGGGAACTCCACTGGGATCCTCGCCGGAAACATCATCCCCAACTTCGGCGCCGTCATGAGGGTGATCCTCGGGAGCGTCACCGACCAGCGCTGGGGCAATTACTCCCTcacctcgccgccgccgccggtgtACGGCCTTGCCCAGTGCCACGGTGACCTGATCGAGACCGACTGCCTCCTCTGCTTTGCCGAGAGCCGGACCCGGATCCCCCGCTGCCTCCCAAACTCCGGCCGCCTCTTCCTCGACGGCTGCTTCCTCCGTTACGACGGCTACAACTTCTACAACGAGACCGCCGACCCAACTTACGACACGCTCAAGTGTAGCTCCAGTTCCGCAGTCCCGGCGGACCAGAAGGATAGAGCGGCCGAGTTCTCGGATAGGGTGGACCGGGTGCTGACGAATGTCTCGGCGAGTGCGGTGCAGAACAAGGGCTTCGCGGTGGCTGGGGAGGACGGAGCCGGAGGAGCCGCTGGTGTATACGCTTTGGCACAGTGCTGGAGCACCCTCGACGCTGGCGGCTGCAGAGCTTGTTTGGAGAATGCAACTTCGATGGCGAGAAGCTGCGCACCTAGGGAAGAAGCTCGGGCTATGAACGCGGGATGCTTCCTCCGTTACTCGACAGCAAAGTTCTACAACGTCCCCGTCACCGGAG GGTCGTCCCGGGTCCGCATCACAATAGCAATAGCCTCATCAGCTGCTGCGGCGATTTCGCTCGTTCTCATCGGCGCATACATTGGATACAGAACGTATTCCAAGAAGAAACAAG TGCGAGATAGCCTCATGCGATTACCGGCGAGCGTGAGCAAGTCTGGTTTATATTTCAACTACGAGACGCTGGAGAAGGCCACCAACTTCTTCGACAACTCGAGGAAGCTGGGGCAAGGGGGTGCCGGCTCAGTGTACAAGGGGATCCTACCCGACGGGAAGGTCGTCGCGGTTAAGCGGTTGGTGTTCAACACGCGCCAATGGGTGGACGACTTCTTCAACGAGGTGAACCTGATCAACGGGATCCGACACGAGAACCTTGTCAGGCTTCTGGGATGCAGCATCGAAGGCCCGGAAAGCCTCCTCGTCTACGAATATATTCCAAACAGAAGTCTTGATCAAGTCCTTTTTG CCAACAATGCGGCGCACGTCCTGACTTGGGAGGAGAGGCTGCACATCATCACAGGAACGGCTGAGGGCCTCGCGTTTCTTCATGGAGGGTGCGCAGTGAAAATCATCCACCGGGACATAAAAACCAGCAACATCCTCCTTGACGAGAATCTCACGGCGAAAATCGCGGATTTCGGGCTTGCCCGATGCATCGCTCCGGATGCGTCTCATCTCAGCACAGGAATCGCCGGCACACT CGGTTACATGGCCCCTGAATATCTCGTGAAGGGACAGCTAACGGAGAAAGCCGATGTTTATGCTTTCGGGGTGCTGGTTCTTGAAATCTTGAGCGGTAGGAAGAACAGCATATTCGCACAGGGGTCGGGCTCGGTATTACAGTCG GTATGGAAGCATTACAAGTCGAATAATTTAGCGGCGTGCGTCGATCCGGCCTTACGAGGGGAGTTCCCTGTCCTGGAGGCGTCGAACGTGCTCCAAATCAGCCTCCTGTGCACGCAAGCCTCCATGGAACTGCGGCCGCCCATGTCCAGAATCGTTGAGATGCTCAACGACAGAGACCGCGTAGTCCCTCAACCGAAGCAGCCCCCATTCCTCAACGCCAGCGTGCTGTCTGATGAATCCAGCAGCCGAAGCTCGTACACGCAGACGTGGTTGTCGAACCAGCTCACCGCGTCCGAGGTCTCTTCCGGCTTGATGGGAAGCCTGCGGACGAATAGCCGGCACGCGATCCAAGCATCCGAGCCTAGGTAG
- the LOC115741564 gene encoding cysteine-rich receptor-like protein kinase 42, translating into MRSSVLNPLDLACVFLVVFSSLFSPSVADPRVSEAGILCLKSNVTSTANIVSNFLDVMRVVATKVTKDRWASASVTTPLPEIYALAQCQGDLSQDDCLVCFAQSRTILPRCNFLAANSGRLYLDGCFIRSDYYNFFNETIDPQHDMVKCANQSNVSANQQARLRFADKVDRVLGNVTAVAPKNKGFAIFEEERRGGVAGVYALAQCWNTLNENGCRECLENAMIKARNCTPADEGRAMNAGCFMRYSTQKFYSYTDGDSPKLGIIIAIAFSSAAATSLVLISAYVGYRKVSKKKEVQKKLFGVPAIVRKSNLNFNYELLEKATKFFDDSRKLGQGGAGTVFKGILPDGRVVAVKRLVFNTRQWVDDFFNEVNLISGIQHKNLVRLLGCSIEGPESLLVYEYVPNRSLDQILFDKDATHILSWQERLNVISGTAEGLAFLHDACGVKIIHRDIKSSNVLLDEHLTAKIADFGLARCLDPEKSHLSTGIAGTLGYMAPEYLVKGQLTEKADVYSFGVLVLEILSGRKNSVFGQVSGSVLQSVWKHYKSNSLAECIDPVLKDKFPVSEALNVLQIALLCTQASPDLRPSMSEVVEMLNDRERIVPVPTQPPFLNSNLTPGDSSRSSNTNPGISNQLTNSEISSASTISLR; encoded by the exons ATGCGGTCTTCGGTCCTCAATCCTCTCGACCTCGCTTGCGTCTTCCTCGTCGTCTTCAGCTCCTTGTTTTCGCCGTCGGTCGCCGATCCTCGAGTCTCGGAGGCGGGCATTCTATGTCTCAAATCCAACGTCACGTCTACAGCAAACATCGTCTCGAACTTTCTCGACGTCATGCGAGTGGTAGCCACGAAAGTCACCAAGGATCGCTGGGCTTCTGCTTCCGTCACCACTCCGTTGCCGGAAATCTACGCCCTGGCTCAATGCCAGGGCGATCTGAGCCAAGACGATTGCCTCGTCTGTTTCGCGCAGAGCAGGACTATACTCCCTAGATGCAATTTCTTAGCTGCTAACTCTGGGCGGTTGTATCTCGACGGTTGCTTCATAAGGTCCGATTACTACAACTTCTTTAATGAGACCATCGATCCGCAGCATGATATGGTCAAGTGCGCCAATCAATCCAATGTTTCAGCCAATCAGCAGGCGAGGCTGCGGTTTGCTGATAAGGTTGACCGGGTGCTGGGGAATGTGACTGCAGTTGCACCGAAGAATAAGGGGTTCGCCATTTTCGAAGAGGAGAGACGCGGCGGAGTTGCTGGTGTTTATGCACTGGCGCAGTGTTGGAACACTCTCAACGAGAATGGGTGCAGAGAGTGCCTGGAGAACGCCATGATCAAGGCGAGGAACTGTACTCCTGCGGATGAAGGGAGGGCGATGAACGCCGGCTGTTTCATGAGATATTCAACTCAGAAGTTTTACAGCTATACAGATGGTG ACTCGCCGAAGCTTGGGATCATCATTGCAATTGCTTTCTCCTCTGCTGCTGCAACTTCACTTGTTCTTATCAGTGCTTATGTTGGATACAGAAAAGtatccaagaaaaaagaag TCCAGAAGAAACTCTTTGGTGTTCCAGCAATTGTGAGGAAGTCGAATCTGAATTTCAATTATGAATTGCTCGAGAAGGCTACCAAATTCTTTGATGACTCAAGGAAATTAGGCCAAGGTGGAGCTGGTACTGTATTCAAGGGGATCCTCCCTGATGGAAGAGTTGTTGCAGTAAAAAGACTAGTGTTCAACACACGTCAGTGGGTGGATGACTTCTTCAATGAGGTAAATTTGATCAGTGGAATCCAACACAAGAACCTGGTCAGGCTTCTGGGTTGCAGCATTGAAGGCCCGGAAAGCCTCTTAGTTTATGAATATGTCCCCAACAGAAGCCTTGATCAAATCCTCTTTG ATAAGGATGCAACCCATATCCTGAGTTGGCAGGAGCGGCTTAATGTCATCTCCGGAACAGCTGAGGGCCTGGCATTTCTTCATGATGCTTGTGGAGTGAAGATAATACACAGAGACATAAAAAGCAGCAATGTCCTTCTTGATGAGCATCTCACAGCGAAGATTGCTGACTTTGGACTTGCTCGATGTCTTGATCCAGAAAAATCTCATCTTAGCACCGGTATCGCAGGAACACT GGGTTATATGGCTCCAGAGTATCTTGTTAAGGGACAACTAACAGAGAAAGCAGATGTTTACTCTTTCGGCGTGCTGGTCCTAGAAATTTTAAGTGGTAGGAAGAACAGTGTATTTGGGCAGGTCTCTGGTTCAGTTCTGCAATCA GTTTGGAAGCATTATAAATCAAATAGTCTTGCGGAATGCATCGATCCTGTGCTGAAAGACAAGTTTCCCGTCTCAGAGGCATTGAATGTGCTTCAAATTGCGCTTCTTTGCACCCAAGCTTCCCCAGATTTACGACCATCCATGTCTGAAGTAGTTGAGATGCTCAACGACAGGGAGCGTATAGTTCCCGTGCCAACGCAACCTCCATTTCTCAACAGTAATCTGACTCCAGGCGACTCCAGCAGAAGTTCAAATACAAACCCTGGGATCTCAAACCAACTGACAAATTCTGAAATTTCCTCCGCCTCCACCATAAGCCTCCGGTGA